The segment GTCGTCCTCTTTCATGGCCCGCATGACGCATGCCATGTCGCATTCATCGAGTTCGCCATCGATCAGCAGGGAAACCTTGTCCGCGTTTTTCTCCATCATGGGCAACACCTGTCTACGATTATTATTTCGAAACGTTATCAATCCAACAGCGGCTTGAGCTTGCCGTTGATGACCTCGCGTGCGCGAAAAATACGCGAACGGACCGTGCCCACCGGGCAATTCATCCGCTCGGCGATCTCCTCGTAACTCAGACCGTCGAGCTCGCGCAGGGTGATCGCCATGCGCAGGTCCTCCGGCAATTTTTCAATGGCACTGTGCACCGTATTCTCAATCTCGTCCCTGGCCAGGAGATGCTCGGGAGTGGCGTATTCCTTGAGTTCGGATTCGCCTTCCAGATATCCCGCCTCCTCCGCGTCGATGTCCACACTTGGCGGCCGCCGGCCCTGGGACACCAGATAGTTCTTTGCCGTGTTGACTCCGATGCGGTAGAGCCAGGTGTAAAAGGCGCTCTCGCCGCGGAAGCTGGGAAGGGCGCGATACGCTTTGATGAATGCCTCCTGTGCTACGTCCATAACTTCACTCTGATCATAGACATAGCGCGATATCAATTTAGTGAGCCTATATTGATATTTCTGTACAAGGATATCAAACGCTTTCTTGTCGCCATTTTGAACACGCTCGACCAGTGCCTGGTCAACATTATTATCGCCCATCCGGGCTGGCCCCTCCCGCAAAGGCATCGCGCCTTGCTCAAGTGGTGTGACAGTGTTGTTATCGTTAAGTTCAGCTAATTAGGTTTCTGTTTCAGGCTTTTATGATATATAGCTAGTGCCTCCCGCGCGAGTGGGTGGGATTCTATCAAAAAATTGCTGTCGAATCAGTCATATTACCCAATTTAATCAAGGTCTAAGGCCGAGCTGATATGCACCCCTCCGGTCACTACGATGTTCTGATCATAGGCAGCGGGGCCGCCGGCCTCAGCCTGGCCCTCCGGCTGGCCCCGTCCGCCCGCATCGCCCTGATCTCCAAGGCGGCCCTCAGCGAGGGCGCGACGCTGTATGCCCAGGGGGGGATTTCGGTGGTGCTCGACAAGGAGGACTCCTTGCAATCCCACGTCGAGGACACTCTCAATACCGGCGCCGGCCTGTGCGATCCCGCGGTGGTCGAGTATACCGTCAAACACGCCCGCAGGTGTATTCAGTGGCTGATCGATCAGGGCGTTGCCTTCACCCGGGCCGAGGGCTCCGTAACGGGCGCGGATTACCATCTCACCCGCGAGGGCGGACACAGCCACCGCCGCGTGCTGCACGCGGCCGACGCCACCGGGCGCGCGGTCGAGACGACCCTGGAGCGGCAGGCGCGCGAGCATCCCAACATCACCGTCTTCGAATACCATCTCGCCGTCGACCTGATCCGGGAGAAGACCCCGGCCACCCCGCGCGGCGGCCGCTGCGTCGGGGCCTATCTGCTCGATCTGCGCGATAACAACCGGGTCTCCGTCGTGGCCGCCCGCTGCACCGTGCTCGCCACCGGCGGCGCGGGCAAGGTCTACCTCTACACCACCAATCCCGACATCGCGAGCGGCGACGGCATCGCCATGGCCTGGCGCGCGGGCTGCCGGGTCGCCAACATGGAGTTCATCCAGTTCCATCCGACCTGCCTGTACCATCCCAAGGCGAAGTCCTTCCTGATCACCGAAGCCGTGCGCGGTGAAGGCGGCCGCCTGCTGCTGCCCGACGGCAGCCGGTTCATGGAGCGCTTCGACCCGCGCGGCGAGCTCGCCCCGCGCGACATCGTCGCGCGCGCGATCGACCACGAGATGAAGCGCCTCGGAATCGAATGCGTCTATCTCGATATCAGCCATAAACCGGCGGAATTCATCCGCACGCACTTCCCCACCATCCACGAGCGCTGCCTGGATCTCGGCATCGATGTCACGCGCGAGCCGATCCCCGTGGTACCGGCGGCGCATTACCTGTGCGGCGGCGTCATCACGGACCTGCGCGGACGCACCGACATCGAGGGACTCTACGCGATCGGCGAGATGACCTCCACCGGCCTGCACGGCGCCAACCGCATGGCCAGCAATTCCCTGCTCGAATGCCTGGTGTTCGCGGAATCCGCCGCCGGGGACATCCTCCAGCGGCTGCAGGACCTCGCCCCGCCCGGTCCGCTGCCGGCGTGGGACGAAAGCCAGGTGACGGACTCCGACGAGGAAGTGGTGGTGGCGCACAACTGGGACGAGCTGCGCCGCTTCATGTGGGACTACGTCGGCATCGTGCGCACCGACAAGCGGCTGCAGCGCGCGCTGCACCGCACCGAGCTGCTCAAGCAGGAGATCGATGAGTATTACGGCAATTTCCGCGTCACGCGCGACCTGCTCGAACTGCGCAACCTGGTGCTGATCGCGGAGCTGATCATCCGCTCCGCGCTGCTGCGCAAGGAAAGCCGCGGCCTGCACTACACCCTGGATTACCCGGCAGCCGATCCGGCCCAGATAGCGCGCAACACAATCCTCACGCCGAAAATCCGCGACGGCGTCGCCGCTCAGGCCGGATAGCCCTGCTCCGGCGCCCCCTGGCCGCGCAGGCCGAGCCGGACGCGCAGGCGACGATGGACCTCCCCCTCCAGACTGTCCGCCAGCAGCACGATCGAACGGCGGCATTCGCCGGAAAAATTGAGCACGGTCAGCGCCGGATGGACGTAGGAGTCCGCCCGCAAATGACAGACCCGTTCCCGTCCGCCGCGCTCGATCAGGCGCCAGTCGCCTTCCCGGGTCCAGACCAGGGCCACGACGTCGTGTCCGCCCCGCATGAGCACGCGCGAGGTGTAGTTTCTCGCGAGACAGAGCAGGATCAGGACCGCGAGCAGGCCGCCCGTCATGGCGCCGAGCGGGAGCGCCGGGAGACAGGCCAGGGCGCCGCCGTGCACCGCCAACAGATAGCACGCGAGCCGGCGCGACGGACGCAGGTCAAGCCGCAGCGGCGCCGCGTATCCTGAGGATGACATCGGACATCTCCCGTTCGCCCGGGGCCAGGGAGCCCAGCAGGTATTCCAGCAGCAGCTGATCCGGATAGTCCAGCAGGCGCCGGAACGCGGCCCGCTCCGACTCCGTTGCATCGGTGTATCCAAAATCGAGGAAACCTTCCAGCAGCAGATCCAGTTCCCGCATGCCGCGCCGGCATTGCCAGCGCAGCCGCGCGAGCTCCGGCGCCGGTTCGCGGGCGTCGCTCATATGAACTGCTTCAGCATCATCTGCTTGATCTCGCCAATGGCCTGCGTGGGGTTGAGCCCTTTGGGGCAGACCTGCACGCAGTTCATGATCGTGTGGCAGCGGAACAGCTTGTAGGCATCCTCCAGCGCATCGAGCCGCTCCTCGGTCGCCTGGTCGCGGCTGTCGGCGAGGAAGCGCCGCGCCTGCAGCAATGCCGCGGGGCCGAGAAACTTGTCCGGGTTCCACCAGAACGACGGGCAGGCGGTGGTACAGCAGGCGCACAGCACACACTCGTACAGGCCATCGAGCCGTTCGCGCTCGGCCGGGCTCTGGCGGAACTCGACCTCCGGGACCGGATCGTGATTGATCAAATACGGTTTAACCTCGCGGTACTGGCGATAGAACTGCTCCATGTCGACGATCAGGTCGCGGATCACCGGCAGGCCCGGCAGCGGCCGGATCTCGATCGGCTGTTTGAGTCCCCTGAGCGGGGTGATGCAGGCGAGGCCGTTGCGGCCGTTGATGTTCACGCCGTCCGATCCGCACACGCCCTCGCCGCAGGAGCGCCGGTAGCTCAGCGTCTCGTCCTGCGCCTTGATGCGCGCCAGGGCATCGAGCAGCATCATGTCGGGCGCAAGGCCGTCGACCTCGTAGTCGCGCATCACGGGGTCGGCGTCGGTCTCGGGATTGTAGCGGTACACCGAAAAGCGCATGCGTTCCATGATCAGTACACCCTGGGCTGCGGCGGAAACGGCTCCACCGTCCTCGGCTTCATGCGCACCGGCTTGTAATCCAGCACGCCGCCGTCCTTGAAGTACAGCGAATGCTTGAGCCAGTGCTCGTCGTCGCGGTGCGGGTAGTCGATGCGCGAATGGGCGCCCCGGCTCTCCCGGCGCGCGAGCGCCGAACTCACCGCCGCCAGCGCGATGTCCATCAGGTTCTCCAGTTCCAGCGCCTCGATGCGGGCGGTATTGAACACGCGGCTGCGGTCATTCAGCGTAACCTGCTGCAATCTCTGTTCCAGTTCGCGCATCCGCGCCAACCCCTGTTGCAGCACCTCCTCGCTGCGGAACACCCCGCAGTAGTGCTCCATCGTACGCTGCAACTCCGCCCGCAGGCC is part of the Gammaproteobacteria bacterium genome and harbors:
- the rpoE gene encoding RNA polymerase sigma factor RpoE, translating into MGDNNVDQALVERVQNGDKKAFDILVQKYQYRLTKLISRYVYDQSEVMDVAQEAFIKAYRALPSFRGESAFYTWLYRIGVNTAKNYLVSQGRRPPSVDIDAEEAGYLEGESELKEYATPEHLLARDEIENTVHSAIEKLPEDLRMAITLRELDGLSYEEIAERMNCPVGTVRSRIFRAREVINGKLKPLLD
- a CDS encoding succinate dehydrogenase iron-sulfur subunit, producing MRFSVYRYNPETDADPVMRDYEVDGLAPDMMLLDALARIKAQDETLSYRRSCGEGVCGSDGVNINGRNGLACITPLRGLKQPIEIRPLPGLPVIRDLIVDMEQFYRQYREVKPYLINHDPVPEVEFRQSPAERERLDGLYECVLCACCTTACPSFWWNPDKFLGPAALLQARRFLADSRDQATEERLDALEDAYKLFRCHTIMNCVQVCPKGLNPTQAIGEIKQMMLKQFI
- the nadB gene encoding L-aspartate oxidase gives rise to the protein MHPSGHYDVLIIGSGAAGLSLALRLAPSARIALISKAALSEGATLYAQGGISVVLDKEDSLQSHVEDTLNTGAGLCDPAVVEYTVKHARRCIQWLIDQGVAFTRAEGSVTGADYHLTREGGHSHRRVLHAADATGRAVETTLERQAREHPNITVFEYHLAVDLIREKTPATPRGGRCVGAYLLDLRDNNRVSVVAARCTVLATGGAGKVYLYTTNPDIASGDGIAMAWRAGCRVANMEFIQFHPTCLYHPKAKSFLITEAVRGEGGRLLLPDGSRFMERFDPRGELAPRDIVARAIDHEMKRLGIECVYLDISHKPAEFIRTHFPTIHERCLDLGIDVTREPIPVVPAAHYLCGGVITDLRGRTDIEGLYAIGEMTSTGLHGANRMASNSLLECLVFAESAAGDILQRLQDLAPPGPLPAWDESQVTDSDEEVVVAHNWDELRRFMWDYVGIVRTDKRLQRALHRTELLKQEIDEYYGNFRVTRDLLELRNLVLIAELIIRSALLRKESRGLHYTLDYPAADPAQIARNTILTPKIRDGVAAQAG
- a CDS encoding succinate dehydrogenase assembly factor 2, whose product is MSDAREPAPELARLRWQCRRGMRELDLLLEGFLDFGYTDATESERAAFRRLLDYPDQLLLEYLLGSLAPGEREMSDVILRIRGAAAA